In Bradysia coprophila strain Holo2 unplaced genomic scaffold, BU_Bcop_v1 contig_350, whole genome shotgun sequence, a genomic segment contains:
- the LOC119080016 gene encoding esterase B1-like: MFSLFLLSVIVLTVIPTAFSNDKVIVQTNCGPVRGKLFETLFDKRSYYAFKGIPYAEPPVNKLRFKPPKPKQPWTDTLDAFEFGNVCSQNIYLFGERSPAGSEDCLFLNIYTPDVSAESKRTVMLFIHGGAFVEGSGNDNFYGPDFFINEDVVLVTLNYRLGVFGFMSLGTPEYSGNMGLKDQNLAINWIKNNIEQFGGDADKITVFGHSAGAASTHYHVLSSETNSLFQRAIAMSGSALNIWSRYVPSEHMLHMFMIANLAGQRLKTSKELIKFLHTADAQFFLENIDTSLSLAGGRKELELLWAPVIEGKNAKKPFIQMGAEDILNNKFNHKIDTMFGFTSAEMLFLIADEIRDPKLLEAFERTFEVQLTRNKMDTHYETEEYKKFANEIRNFYFGVDGQVSNETLAEYNDLLSDVFLVHGIDKSAKAHSKGKSFYYRFSVDATLNAFKILFKLESVFGTSHGDELCYLFRCHVFNEIYENIADDSVEMRTIRASTKLWTNFAKFGDPTPNNEPISFKPIQKNLINFVDITNEGLIPALGPHKKFVDFWTDIFSRYETHLVNSNVRDEL; encoded by the exons atgttttccctttttttgtTATCAGTGATTGTGCTAACCGTAATTCCAACTGCGTTTTCCAATGATAAAGTAATTGTTCAAACAAATTGTGGACCGGTTCGCGGGAAACTATTCGAAACCTTGTTCGATAAACGGTCATACTATGCGTTCAAGGGAATACCTTATGCCGAACCGCCAGTGAATAAGTTGAGATTTAAA ccaCCAAAACCTAAACAACCATGGACCGATACATTAGATGCATTCGAGTTTGGAAATGTGTGTTCGCAGAACATTTATCTTTTTGGTGAACGATCTCCTGCCGGGTCAGaagattgcttatttttgaatatttatacACCAG ATGTTTCGGCGGAAAGTAAACGTACCGTCATGTTATTCATTCACGGCGGTGCTTTTGTTGAAGGATCAGGAAATGACAACTTCTACGGACCGGACTTTTTTATAAATGAGGATGTAGTGCTG GTAACGTTAAACTATCGATTAGGAGTGTTCGGGTTCATGTCACTGGGTACACCAGAGTATTCCGGAAATATGGGATTGAAGGACCAAAACTTAGCTATAAATTggattaaaaataatattgaacAGTTCGGAGGTGATGCTGATAAAATAACAGTTTTTGGACACAGTGCTG GCGCTGCTTCTACACATTACCATGTTCTATCATCAGAAACAAACTCGCTATTCCAACGAGCTATTGCCATGAGCGGTTCTGCGCTAAATATTTGGTCGCGCTACGTTCCCAGCGAACATATGTTACACATGTTCATGATTG CAAATTTGGCTGGACAACGTCTGAAGACTAGCAAAGAGTTGATAAAATTCCTACATACCGCCGACGCTCAATTCTTTTTGGAGAATATTGATACATCCCTATCGCTTGCTGGCGGCAGAAAAGAACTCGAATTACTGTGGGCACCTGTCATCGAAG GGAAAAATGCCAAGAAACCATTTATTCAAATGGGCGCAGAGGATATACtcaacaataaattcaatcaCAAAATCGATACAATGTTCGGATTTACCTCggct GAAATGCTATTCCTCATTGCCGATGAGATTCGTGATCCGAAACTATTGGAAGCATTCGAGCGGACATTCGAAGTTCAACTGACTAGAAATAAAATGGATACACATTACGAGACTGAG GAATACAAGAAGTTCGCcaatgaaattcgaaatttctaCTTCGGAGTGGATGGGCAAGTTTCCAATGAAACATTGGCCGAGTATAATGATCTGTTGTCCGACGTATTTCTAGTTCACGGAATCGATAAATCAGCCAAAGCTCATTCGAAAgggaaaagtttttattatcG ATTTTCTGTTGACGCAACATTAAATGCGTTCaagattttgttcaaattggaATCGGTGTTCGGCACAAGTCATGGGGATGAACTATGCTATTTGTTTAG ATGTCATGTTTTCAACGAGATCTACGAGAACATTGCAGATGATTCCGTTGAAATGAGAACAATACGTGCCAGCACCAAATTGTGGACGAATTTTGCTAAATTCGG AGATCCGACACCGAACAACGAACCAATATCGTTCAAGCCAATACAAAAGAACCTCATCAATTTTGTTGACATCACAAATGAAGGATTAATACCGGCACTCGGGCCGCATAAAAAATTTGTGGACTTTTGGACGGATATTTTCAGCAGATATGAAACACATTTAGTTAATTCAAATGTTCGAGATGAATTGTAG